The region CCTCTCTTCTTTTTCAATATTTTATCGCTGATACCGATTTTTCCAATATCATGAAGCACGGCTGCCATCGAGACATCCTCGATTTCGTCCTCCGGGAGGCCCATTGCCCTCGCAAGCCCCGTGGAGTAAAGGCGCACCCTCTCCACGTGGCCCGCCGTGTATTCATCCCTTAACTCCAGGGCCCTGTTGAGCGACTCAATGAAATTCACCAGGATCTTCCGTTCCCTCTCCCAGAGGGAAGAGAGATTGATGGCAGTGGCAAAAAGGGTGCTCAGGTATCCCAGCCTCTCGAGGTCGTCCTGCCTGTAATAGCCATGCTCCTTCTTTGCCAGGTGGATATTGGCAAGCACCCTGTCCTCGTTTACCAGCAGGTAGTTCATCCACGACCCGTTCTCCAGGTATTCCGAGAGGGCCCTCGCGGCAGGCTCCTCTTTCCTCGTATCGGGAACAACCCGCGATTCCTTTTTCTCCAGTGAGAAGCGCGTGCTCTCCATCAGCACCCCTGAATCCTCAAGGCGCTTCCATTGCTCCTCCCGGTAGCCGCGCTTCAGCCGGAACCGCACCGCCGCCTCTTCCGTCAGTTCCATCGCGGCAATGTCAAACTCCTCGTTGTAGACGGAAATCTCTCCCATGTCGGCGTCAAATATCTCCATCATGAAATCCAGGATATCGAGGGAGGTCTTTTTCAGGTCGCAGTGGGCAGTGTTGATCCGCTTGAGGACCCTGTTGTATTTTCTTTCAAAGCCCATCGAGACGTTGATGGCCGTGGCGAGCAGCTCAGAGAGGCATCCCAGCCTCTCGAGATGCTCGCCGGTGTAATAGCCATGCTCCCTCTTGCCGAGGTGGACATACGCAAGCACGGTGCCGTCCTTGCACAGGACATGATTCATCCATGAGCCTATCTCCAGGAACTCCGAGAGAGCTTTCAGCCTCTCCTGCTCCGATCTCGTATCGGAAACCATCCGGGACTCTTTCTTTTCCAGAGCGAAACGTGCTCCTTCCCGCAGGATTCCCATTTCCTCGAGGGGCTTCCACTGCTCCTCGCTGTAGCCGTGCCTGAGGCGGAATTTCACGGCTTTTTCCTCATTGAAGGGCATCGTGCGGATATTGAAGTCCTCGTTGAAAACGGTAATCTCTGCCTTATCGGCGCCCAGAACATCAACGATGAGGCTCAGGACCTCGAAAGAGGTCTCCCTGAGATGGCTCTGCGAGGTATTGATCTTTTTCAGGACCCTGTTGAACTTCTGCTCAAAACTCTCCGTGAGAGGAATTCCCATTTTTCCACGCTCCTTGAAGTTCCGCCCTTTCACTCCGTGCCGGGGCGATTCACCCCTCACCACGGCAAATCCCGTCGATTCTCCCGTGGAGCCCGGGCAGCCCCTCTTTTCTGCAGGGGGTTTTGCGGTGACGATGAGATTATAGCAGAAGTGAAGGATTAAAGCAAAGCCCGGGAAAGAGGGGCCCATGAAAAGGGGTCGAATAAGAACAGGACTCAGAACCGCCTTAAGAGATGAAATATGGCACAGCAAAGAATCCCGGCGAGTCGCCAGACAACGGCTCACAATGAGTCTCCTGCGCAGAACGAGAACCCGGCAGAACAGGAAAGCCGGCCCCAGGACTGGGCAGCCCTTTCGATCAGGATCAGGGGGATTGTGCAGGGCGTGGGATTCAGGCCCTTTGTCTATTCCCTCGCCGGGGCCTGGAATCTGAGCGGCTATGTGCTCAACGACAGCGAGGGCGTCATGGTATGGGTGGAGGGACCGAAAGGCCGGCTGGGGGGATTCCTGCGCGAGCTTCCCCTCAAAGCGCCTCCCCGGTCCAGGATCCTGGAGCTTGCCGCCTTGCCCGGAGATCCCGAGGGCATTGAAGGCTTCACCATAAGGGAGAGCATGGCCCTGCAGCGTCAGGACATCTTCATCTCCCCTGATATCGCCACCTGCCCTTCCTGCCTTTCCGAGCTGCGGGACCCCGGCGACAGGCGCTCACGCTATCCTTTCATAAACTGCACCGATTGCGGCCCGCGGTTCACCATCATTGAGGGAAGCCCATACGACAGGCAAA is a window of Candidatus Eremiobacterota bacterium DNA encoding:
- a CDS encoding HD-GYP domain-containing protein, which gives rise to MGIPLTESFEQKFNRVLKKINTSQSHLRETSFEVLSLIVDVLGADKAEITVFNEDFNIRTMPFNEEKAVKFRLRHGYSEEQWKPLEEMGILREGARFALEKKESRMVSDTRSEQERLKALSEFLEIGSWMNHVLCKDGTVLAYVHLGKREHGYYTGEHLERLGCLSELLATAINVSMGFERKYNRVLKRINTAHCDLKKTSLDILDFMMEIFDADMGEISVYNEEFDIAAMELTEEAAVRFRLKRGYREEQWKRLEDSGVLMESTRFSLEKKESRVVPDTRKEEPAARALSEYLENGSWMNYLLVNEDRVLANIHLAKKEHGYYRQDDLERLGYLSTLFATAINLSSLWERERKILVNFIESLNRALELRDEYTAGHVERVRLYSTGLARAMGLPEDEIEDVSMAAVLHDIGKIGISDKILKKKRGLSWDEQELIRRHVPLTDEIIKNLHHMDRARLYARYHHESFDGKGYVMGLKGDEIPVGSKILSIADAFDAMTSDRPYRKAFFVEEALRILGDPEIHQWDDRLVRLFDDYVHSREFFDLAVKEGLIKFDEEGRYYRRKASTLRFRSLSKFFVSLQAPSY